The Calditerrivibrio sp. sequence TCTTTTTTTATAAATATCTCATCCAGAGCCGGTTTCACAATATAAGCTGAAGCCCCATTGCTTACAGACACCACCAAAGATGCAATAACAGACCAGAAAATAGGTACTTTATAATCCCTAAAATATGTCCAAAGTCTTTTTAATATACCCAATATAGCTCCTATTAGATTATTAATCCTTTAATAATTATTTTAAATCTACCGAAATAGCAATAACAAATTTAAAACATGAGCGTTACTATTTTACTTGTTAAAAATTTTATGCTAAAAAAACTACAAAAATGATAAGGGGGAATAAATGCATATTTTAGTCACCGGTGGAGCTGGTTATATAGGTAGCCACGTGGTAAAACAGATTCTTGAATTCACAGACAATCAAGTAACAATATTAGACAATCTCTCCACAGGCCAGCCCAAAACCATAGAAACACTAAAAGCTATTAACAGTAGCAGACTGAAATTTTTACACACAGATCTGAAAAATTTTAATGAGGTGGAAGGAATAATAAAATCACATAATTTTAGTGCTATTATCCATTTTGCTGCAAGCATCATAGTCCCAGAAAGCGTAGAAAATCCACTAAAATATTATTTAAACAACACAGTCAACACAACTAATCTCATAAACCACGCCGTTAAATATGGTATAAACAAATTTATCTTTTCATCCACCGCAGCAGTATATGGTGAACCAGAAAACAACCCTATAAGTGAAGAAACACCTACATCTCCTATCAACCCCTACGGTATGAGTAAATTGATGAGTGAAAATGTACTAATAGACAGCGGTAAAGCCTACAAAGATTTCAAATATGTAATCTTAAGGTATTTTAATGTAGCTGGAGCAGATGAAAAAAACAGAATCGGCCAGTCGTTTCCAAATGCCACACATCTTATAAAAGTCGCAGCAGAAACAGCAGTAGGGAAAAGGGACAAGATGTTTATATTTGGAGAAGACTACCCCACAAAGGATGGCACATGTATAAGAGACTACATCCATGTTGACGATCTTGCTGATGCCCATCTAAAGGCCTTAGACTTTTTAGAAAAAAACTCCAGCAACATCTTTAATTGTGGCTACGGTCATGGTTATTCAGTTAAAGATGTTATAGATGTTATGAAAAAAGTTTCCAAAATAGACTTTATAGTAGAAAAAACAGGTAGAAGAGCTGGGGATCCAGCTATTTTAGTAGCAGACAACAAGAAGATAAAATCTCTAATGGGCTGGTCACCAAAGTATAACGATCTCGAATTTATATGCAAAACAGCCCTCGAATGGGAAAAGAAGTTACTAATTGGTATATAAAAAACTTGATTTAATTAAATAAATATAATAAAAAAACAAAACTAAGTTTTATGAGGGAAAAATGTACGATTTACATACACACACAACCTTCAGTGATGGTGTATTAATACCATCAGAATCATGTAGAAGAGCAAAGGTAAAGGGCTACAAAGGGATAGCCATTACAGACCACGCAGATGAGTCCAATTTCCTTTTTCTTCTGGAGAAGCAGTTAAAATTCAAAGAGGATTTCAATGCCTCATCAGTGGATTTTAAAGTTATTATCGGCTTGGAATTTACCCATGTTTTACCATCTCGTATAGGCCGTATAACAGAAATTGCCAGAAGTAATGGTGCAGATATCATACTTGTTCACGGAGAAACGATAGTGGAACCTGTGGCTGAAGGTACCAACAGAGCTGCAATTGAAGCAAAAGTGGATATATTAGCCCATCCAGGTCTCATTAAAGATGAAGATGCAAAGCTGGCAG is a genomic window containing:
- the galE gene encoding UDP-glucose 4-epimerase GalE, with amino-acid sequence MHILVTGGAGYIGSHVVKQILEFTDNQVTILDNLSTGQPKTIETLKAINSSRLKFLHTDLKNFNEVEGIIKSHNFSAIIHFAASIIVPESVENPLKYYLNNTVNTTNLINHAVKYGINKFIFSSTAAVYGEPENNPISEETPTSPINPYGMSKLMSENVLIDSGKAYKDFKYVILRYFNVAGADEKNRIGQSFPNATHLIKVAAETAVGKRDKMFIFGEDYPTKDGTCIRDYIHVDDLADAHLKALDFLEKNSSNIFNCGYGHGYSVKDVIDVMKKVSKIDFIVEKTGRRAGDPAILVADNKKIKSLMGWSPKYNDLEFICKTALEWEKKLLIGI
- a CDS encoding histidinol phosphate phosphatase domain-containing protein; its protein translation is MYDLHTHTTFSDGVLIPSESCRRAKVKGYKGIAITDHADESNFLFLLEKQLKFKEDFNASSVDFKVIIGLEFTHVLPSRIGRITEIARSNGADIILVHGETIVEPVAEGTNRAAIEAKVDILAHPGLIKDEDAKLAAQNGIYLEITTRKGHSLTNAYVAMMAKKYGCNLVINNDFHAPGDYTDKDMATKILCGVGLNEEEIARVFENNRYLFNKQGGFND